The Capsicum annuum cultivar UCD-10X-F1 chromosome 3, UCD10Xv1.1, whole genome shotgun sequence genomic sequence CCAAATACTTTAACCAAAAAAGAATCATATAATAAAAGTAGTAACTCAAGTTTGTTTATGAATACTTACATATATAACTAATATGAATTGTGATTGGATCCTTTCATATTACGTTATTCGAATGCTTTGACAAAAAAGTCATATATTTGAAGTAATAACTCGAGATTGTTTATGTGATTTTATCTATGATTAATATAAATTGTGATCGAATGATTGGATTCCTTTATATTACTTTATTCAAATACTTTAACCAAAAAGAGTTATACAATAGAAGCAATAACTCGTAATTGTTTACGAATGATTGGATTCCTCAATCTTTAACGAAGTCTAATATTCCAACCTCGAAATTGGATTGAAGACACGTATCATAgatttaaattaataattgagATTTAATTAATTCAAGCAAAGTCCTCACTATAGTTATTTAGTTTCATATGTTTGCTccttaattatttttaacaacAAGTATACCATAGATAAAATGAATTGCTAAAATTTTTTGAGGAGCAAATATATGAAAGTAAATAACTCTAGTTAGGACTTTACTCtaactaattaaattttaatcattaattttaaactaTGACATTCGTCTCCAGTTCAAGAAAGAATTTGAGAATAATggagagaagagaagagaaataaagagtagttcaatttcaatttacgcatttttcttttagtttgttcttacaagaataacatatatttttatttagtaataatttaattttaaaatattcatttttccTTATGAGGAGCTAAGTATTTATAATCATACTAACACCGTCaatttattcaaaatcaaaagttttaaaatatttttatatttttaaaatattgtgtCAAATCAAACCGTTTCTtccatttcaacaaaaaattaagtactttccttttttcatctatttcagagagaatgatcaattttttttttctgttgtggggggggggggggggggggagtgggGAGGCGACACTTTGATTTCAATGATATgtttaaaattacaagattaaaGGATACTCCCTCCATTCTATTTTAGTTGGGCACATTTCATTTCACACGGagattaagaaattataaattgaataataaattttaatatttttttctttacctatattaattatattcacATTACTTTAATATATACTATTCTCTCCGTCAATTTTTACttgttcatatttttcttttgggaTGTCTAACAATATttgtccaatttataaaatcaataaataatttatctattattacccattttatccttgGTATTAAATATAATACACCACTCATTACTTTTTTCAAGGcaaattcttttattttactcaaatagtgacatagtaaaattatcacTTTATTCTTAAAGTCAAAAGTAAACAAATATTTATGAACAGAGGGAGTATTAATTACtgtggtaaaataaaaaaaattaattaattctatcctaatttagtaAGCgattgagatatttatttttagtaagttactaactaaaatgaaatggagggagtattttgttatatttgatATCACTTTAATTTGAGGCgaaatatattaaaattcttctttattttcttaaatttcgtgtcaaATTGATATATATCACAAACAACACAGTCTAAGAAACTTTTTCCAGACCCATTAACTCCACTAAGCTCAACCGACCCAATTCTAttcgacccgacccgacccgagaACCTTTTGTACACCACACTCCACCCACTAACATTTCCGGTTTCTTTtaccctctttttctttttctttttctttttactcaTATTCTTCCTAAAACTGCTACTGTTTTTATTGCTTGTTTCCATGCTTCACgcataaagcaaaaaaaaaataaaaaaaaaataaagaagaaaacaacttcattattCTATTACACACTGATCTCTATTTATTAACGGCTATTCTTgataaaaactatatatatatataaagagagatatatgAGGGAAATGGTCTAGATTTTCAACCAGTCAAACCATTTTCtgcccttttcctttttttgttttttccccttttttcagTATCAGTTGAACTTTCATACAAatccaagaagaagaaaaatgaattttaatCCTGAAAGGTGATTTCTTTTTACTTGTTGGACtgttttttgagttattttttggTGGTTTTTTTGATGTTTGATTTGGATATTTGTATACCCTTTTTGGTAGGGTTATGTGGggtttgattttcttgaactgaaatgctgaaatgtgatttttttttttttgagttgttgGGAATGAACCAGGTTCTTTGGTCTATATGTTTTTgtaatctgttttttttttttttctaaaaaatatatttgttttacTGTATATGGTTTTATTTGTCAGTTGTTTGAGTGATTTTGGGCAGTGTTGCTCACTCTCTTTAAAAATGGCAATGGGTGcatgttggattctccaaaagtagtgtagtTTTGGAGAATCTGACATGGGTGTAGCATCAAAAAAATGAAGAGTCCGTGCAACTTAGATTTTGggtactttttatttatttaatataagttGTTTTCTGGTGAAGAACATCATGATGATCTTGTACCTAAAATTTTGTGTTGTTTGTATAGGTTTATGTATGTGATGGTGTATGTATGTGATGTTGCTTTTATGGAATTTATAGAATTGGTTTACTTGTTTAGATTGCTTTAGTATTCAGTAGATCTGATGATGTGTTGTGCTATTTCTGCTTCATTTTTCGATACTTGTTTACTGCTTTATTTatgaaacagcctctctatctctaCGAGGGAGGGATAAGGTCTGCGCACACTCGCACTTGGTTGGATttaaatggatatgttgttgtttgtgtttactgctttaattcctaaaaaaatattaaggccATTTCTTGGAGACTCTGGTTTGTGTGTGAATACCAATAGATTTTGGGTTCTTTGCTCGCATTAAACTGTTTAGCTAATTTTGTGTACAATGTGTTATATCCCTAGAGGATTTTCCAACACGGGGAGGCTACTTTTTCTTCCGTTATTTCCTAGAAATAAATGCGCTGAATAGATTCTGTGTTTGGTTGTATTACAGTGACATGTGGAAATGGCGTGACAGTTACTGTCTTGGAGATGATCCCGATGTTGGTAAGCTCCATTTTCCTCGTTTGTCCTCACTAAAGAATAGTAACATGTCCAACTAATTGATGATGAATGTGTTTGGCCATGTGAATAGATATATCTGATTGCTTGTTGAGCAAAGGTGAAGACATTTCCTTTATGTTTGATGATGTAAGTACTCCAGTCAAGTCTTGtgaagaattgactcaccatGTTAGTAACTATGGTAAGATGATATTGCATCCTCGGTCTCATAAATTACTTGCACTTCTATTCAGCATTTTACTTCCACTTTCATGAACTACGCTCATTTGATTATTATTTGGCAAACTTATTTTCGTTGCTCCAGAATCATATTAATTAATCTGCATTAGATCATATTAGATGAGTGTGTTACTTGAATCAATGTTGCTTACAGGATGAACACGAACCTATTTCTAGTTTGTTCCATATTAGACTTGGTTTTTATGTATCTTTGGGAGTGCATAAAGTGATGGCTTCTTGGCTAATGTTTTATTTGGATTGGTCTCTTAAGTTGTATTTGCTAAAAAGATTACTATCATGGGAAGTTCTTGTACTTCCATTActgtttgttttttctttattgagCCGAGGGTCTGTGGTAGGGGTAacgtctgcatacactctacctcCTCAGACCCCGTTTTTTGgaattacactgggtatgttgttgtattactATCATGAGAGGAAGTGAGAAGGTATTTTGTGTCCCAACTCTTAAGCAAACTATGGCCTAGTTATGCCTTAATCAAGAGTTTCCAGTGCACTTTTTATGGTTGTGAAAACTGAATGAGAGATGACAATCGTAAGTTATTTTGGTCGGCTTTACTTGAAGGCATTTTACATAAAATTCTTCTGGCTAGAGGATACTTATAGTGCCTTTATACCAAAATCTTGAAATTGGGTGCTTTCTGACATTGTTACTATATCTttatttacaattgttatattTTCGGTATCTCACTTTAGTACTTACAGAAAACAATGACAAGGAAACTCAGAGATACAATGAGTCATCCTCACAAGTGAAAAGGCGCAGAGTGCTACAGTTTGAATCAGAAGCATCAGATGCACCACTTTGCAATGAGGAACTATCATCGTCATTTTTAAATTCGCAGGTAGGCTCCCATGTTGTCCTCAAACTGTCACATCCTTTTGGTTGAGCTGATTGATATTTTCTTACTTGTCTTGATCTCTCGTGTTAAATCATAGAACTGTTCTGGTTACAACCCTTTTTTGGGGTTCACAAAGAACATAATCGAGTCTTTATTTCACACTGTAGGTTGTCCTCTCAATTCATGTTATGAAACAACAGATTTTAGAGCTAGTGTCCTTTTGGACTTGTTACGTAAGATGCCTCAAACTTAAAGTCCTTCATAGGATCTATAAAAAAGTTGAACAAGTAATATGAGATTGTCTTTCCAAATCATATACCTTTTTTAAGCAATTAAATGATCGTTGTATTTGTTCCATGTTTTAGGAGACTGATACTTCTGTTGAAGAGTTTATCTCTGAAATGTCACAGTGGGTTTCGGGATTTTCAGGTTTGTTCGTGTTCATTTCTGCTCTTCAATGGTTACCAATCAATTGCATGTATAAGCTCacagataatgatttattttGTTCAGAGGACATGTCTTCATCTGGTAATGAGCTGCTGGATCAGTCATCCGAAGGATGGGTTGCTAGTTGTTTTAACGATTCTCAGATGCATTTGAGCCCTGAGGATATGTATGTTATAAGCTTTTGCATAAGAACTTCTGTattcttttgaaaataaaaagaaaaacaattcaatctgaaatattttttttgaaaacagTGCGGCCTCTGATATTCAGCTTGATATTTCAGGTTAGTGACACATCTTCTCTAGAACTTAGTAGCTTATCTTTTTCCTTATCGATTTATGCCACGAGGTGCTCATTATCATCTCTAATTCTCTATCATCTTTCTGTTTCTCTATGCAGAGTTTTGCAACACACCGCTTGAATGTGAACCTAATGTGGTTCAAGAGCGTCCTGTGCAGACTCGTAAAAATGTTGTTTTTAAAGGTTTTTCTCTTTCTGATTTTTTCTTGGATGACGTTTCATCACAGAACATTGTTTCAGTATTAGATACCACTGTAGAAAATTCTCTGAACCTTATCTTATATGTGAGATAAACTTGTGTACTTCTTCACTTCTACCAGGTAGGAAATCATATATACGGGCTCCTACAAAAGCTGCCTCTTCTGTTGTCTATCCATTTACTTTTGTTAAACCGTGTGGTGTCCACGGAGATGTGACTCTTAAAGACATTAACCTGCGGATACGCACCCCAAAAGCGAAGACACCACAGAATAGTGTAGATCCTTCAGTTGAATACCCAAAGTCTGCTTTCTCTGGTAAACCTGTCGTTGGAAAGACCACAATTCCAACAGAAGGAGGAAAAGGCAGCATTACTATAATGAGGACAAAGGGGTAATTGTTTAAGCAATTAGCTGTTTTTGTTTCGAGGGTTTACTCCATTTCTTTTGGAGACGGATAGCCTCAGTTTCTCCAGGGGCCTCGAGGTATACATGCTTTCCGGTTGACATCATCCTTGTAGCTCATATCGTGATGTCGCTTATGCATGCTCAAGTGCCCCCTCTTGTTGCCGCATACTATGCTTTAGACATGGTACGGTCAACGTTGTAGTTGTGGTATTATAGTTCGTTGGATATCCTCTTATAATTTGACTGTACAAAACTTTCATTACCTTTGCTAGTTTATTAATTTGGAAAATCCGTTTGTTACTCTAGCATCTTATAAAATTATTCAATGAACATTTTATCTTTAGGAGCACTTTGGAGTGTGCAAATTGCTACTATGATATAtgtagcatgattttgatatctATCACCTAAAGGCAACCATATGGTTCTTTTGAGTGATGATAAGGTACAACTCTTCTGGATGTTTTTTAGGTAACTGTGGAGCATAATTGGCTTATGGTCATATAAATCAGCTAATACAGAATTTTGAGTTAACGGTCAAAAACACAcctaatttatcattttctttttttgcgAGTTTCAtaccataactatccattttCCCCTTTATTCTACCTGAACAATCACTCCATTTGCATTACAACACGTTTCGATGCGGTGTAGGCCAAATATTTGCTCTCAATCAATTAGCAAGCATGTGTAGGTCAACTCATCATTAACGCGTGCTGTAATATAAATGGAATGATTACGTAAAGGGAACAATGTACAGTTGTGGTGTAGAACTCATGGAAATGTGATAGTTTAGATGTGTTATTGGCCATTAGTTCTAGAATTTTCTGCATTTGGGCCTTAGAATGTTTATTTTGGGTCCTTTGGAGGTTGCTTCATTTTATGCCTTTTTGAGATCAAATGCAAGCCAAAAGTATGTGTGGGTAAATAATGAACTGTTATGGTGATTGCAATATTGAAAAAGAGATTTAAAAGAGGGATTTTAGTGTAACTATTGGAGACAACAAACACTAGCTGGTTTCTTCCAAATGCTTAAGGCTTTTGATGAACAAAGTGTCTTTTTTTTTGCAACTAAATGTAAAAATTACCATTAAACAAACAAGAACTTACAAATTAAAGGCACCCAATAACATAACCCCCTTCTAGGAAGGTTGCTATGATCAATTGGTCCCTCGAGGACTCGAACACTCTACTTACAAAAATTTCTGCCAAAAAACTCTACTTTTAATAACTCTCTTTGTATGTTGAAGATGTTCTATcctatctaaaatctcaatagtAAGTTGCCCTACTATATCTGTACTTTGTAGCTGTACACCTCTAAACTGTTTACAATTTCGAGCTTTCCAAACATAATACACTATTGCACCACATAGAACTGCGACTACTTGTTTCTTAAACTTCCTCCAATGCCTTCTGTTGATTAGTGACAAAGTACTCTTCAAGTCTGTTGTAGGCACAGTAATATTTGACCAACGTTCTGCTCCAGCTCTCACTGATTTAGCAAAGTCACAATCGACAAATAGGTGCCTGCTAGTTTCCACACATGACTGTTGACATAGACAGCAGTGAACATCATCTATATGCATGTGCAAGTACTCCAATCTAGCCTTTATAAGCAATCTATCATGCACTGCAAGCCACATAATAAATCTTTGCTTCGACGGGGATACACTATTCCATACTAATTTAGCTTCATCCAACTTAGCGTGCTTTCCAACTAAATCAAGACAACCCTTagtaattgaatattttttattagcTGTCAGGATGTACTTATCTTGGGTGTACCCGTGTGACATTGTATCTTTCAAAGAGTTCAATTTCCTCCAATACCAGCTGCTATCAGGTACTATATGATTCCAGATAGTATCTCATTTAAGATAGACTTCATTTACCCATTTCAGCCACAATGATATTTTATTCAAAGCAAGTTGATAGAGTAACTCCCTTGTTGATGTCAAGTTTCACATTCACACCCTTAATGTTTAAATCACCCTGTTTTTTTTGGGTAGACATACTTTTTCCCAAGATATCAGTGGATTCTTATCTTTTCCTCCATACCTCCCCCCGATACAAGAGAAGGCTCAAAAActactcaaaatagtccacaaatcaactAGAACCCGAGGGAGCAACTTTCGGCCAACAGTAACAATACaaggattacaagatacaaggtgtattttaacaccaaaacagcaacaatgacacaagatgaaacaagtcacggattcaacacaaacacaagggaaattgcatagaaaataaagatagatagtgagaccaagattattacaagattaagaaccaagtgtatttcaacactaacccctaatgaatgtaacaatcaaaaccacactcttacggtgaccatcAAGGAAATAAACTCACCTCAGATCTACCGTTTCCAAgaaaagatcaatattggcttttccaagtcctatgctaaggatgacttttccaagccctacaactaagggtgttacactctcaaaagagagaaaatatgtctttcaattcttcatcattcaaaatctgcaaataaataagctaaaatgacctatttatagtgtattacaaaagaagacaaaaagaccactttgcccttaatgataggtgcggccatggtgtgtaaatacaccatgtgtaatgtccaaaatgcccttaattaaggtccaaaatcgtgagtcctcaatcttaaatgctccaagcaattttccacacgcgagattgctttaagttatgctcaaaacgggtcttccatgcatgttcttgtattctcaaggtgaccaagtcttgagcctctatatgttggcctccaaagatgtcatcaaaagataagatggccatttgtcccgtatccccccccccccccaaataatCTCTATAATGCTTGTCAACCTCTGTCACAACTCCCTGGGGCAGAATAAACACTGAACCCCAGAAATTATAGATGGAAAATAGGTTAACCATCACTATCTACAATCTTTCAGCATATGAGAGTTGTCTAGCATAAGTAGCCTTGATCCTAGCAGTGATCTTTTCCACGAGCAGATAACATTCAGTTTTATTCCACCTTTTTAAAGAAAGAGGTAGCCCCAAGCACTTTATTGGAAAGTAGCCTAAAGAGAAATCAGTAAAATCCATAAATTGTTGCTTCATATGATCATTCATCCATGCTAAAAACAAAATAGACTTCTTCGTGTTTACAATAAGACTAGAGGCTGTACTAAAATGAGCAAGTGCTTCTTGAATTTTGATAACAGATTTCTTGTTCCCCTTGCAAAAAGTCATTaaatcatcaacaaaaataaGGTGTGTCAATTCAAGTTCTTGGCACATAGGATGGAACTGAAAATCAGGTAATTGACTCATGTTCTTCAATAATCTAGATAGATATTCCATCACCAACACAAAGAGAAACGGAGAGATAGGATTACCTTGCCTCAATCCCCTTTTACCTtaaaaaaacatatctttcacCATTAAGCTTGATGGTGAATTTTGGTGTAGAAACACAAGTCATAAGTAGTTTAGTGAACTTAGTTGGAAACCCAAACCCTTCAAGTACTTCCTTTAAAAAACTCCAACTCACCATATCATATACTTTCTTTAGGTCAATCTTTATTAAGAACCTATGAGAGGTTGTTTTCCTGCTATAGTTTCTTAACAAATCATGACAGATTAGTATGTTGTGAGCCATAGATCTTCCTTGAACAAAGGCTACTTGGTTATCTTCCACTAAGTAGTTCACTGCTTCTTTTAATCTAGAACAAAGTAGTTTAGAATGCATTTGTAAATAACATTACAACATGCACTTAGTCTAAACTGGCTAGCAAGTTTAGGGCATTCGACCTTTGGAACGAGATCAATATTAGCGGCATTCAACTGTCTAAGCACCTGACCATtctgaaaaaattcaagaactgtAGCAGTAATATCATTCCCAACTACATCCCATGAATCTTTAAAGAAACCACTTCCATAGTCATCTAGACTCGGGCTTTTGAGCTTATTTATCTTAAACATTGCATCTTTAACATCATCTTTTGTGAATGGTACTAATAGCTTCAGTTGTTGATCCACCTCAAGTAAAGGCCCACTTCGCAATACAAAATCTTTTGCTTTTACTTTTGTGCCTGATTCTTTTCTCAACAACTCCTGATAATAAGCCATAAAAATTCGTGCAATTTTATCTGGATCAGTACGCCAATTTCCTTGTGCATCTCTAAGTTGAGTGGTTGCATGATTTAACCTCTTATGTTTGATTACTGAAATGAAATATCTGTAATTATCATCACCAAACCTTAACCAAGACACCTTACTATGCTGCTGAAGTTGCAATTCAGCCAAATATGAGAGCTGCTTAAACTGTGATTGACATTCTTTCTCATACCTCTGAAACTCCATACTAAGTGGTGTTTTTTGTAGTTGTTTCTGAGACTGGGCCAACTTTGCTCTACTCAGGTCCACCTCTTTAACTAGGTTATTAAGTGGTTGTGCATGCAGCTCTATTAGATATCTTTTCAAATGCTTCAATTTTTTCACTACCTATAACATTGTGCAACCATGAATTGTTTTATTCTATCTAGTTTTGACCACTTCTTTGTATTGTGGGAAAATGATTGATTTACTAGTAGATATGTGATTTAACCACTCCCCATATATCAAAGTCCAATCAATTCTAGAATAAATTATCTCCACACTTTCTTTATCATTCCAGGTGTATTGACTCCCTTGATGTAGAAGTCCCAGCAAGCCGCAATTCTCTACACAAGTAGCAAATTCTACAATCTCTGTCCAGGAAATAGGATTACCTTCCAATCTGTCTTCTAAATACAATATAGAATTAAAACCTAGAGTTCTAACCATGATTTTGTATTAAAGTAGTGTATGGTTTGCAAAGTTGACCACAAGTCTCTCATTTTCTCTTTTACATTAAAAGCATAAACATAAGTCAAAATAAATGCTATCTTCTGAGGTATATATTCAACCTCACAGGTAACAGTCTTAGGTGTACATGTGTCACCTGATAATATTCGGGTCTCCAAAACATCATGATTCTACCATTATAATGATGATCTAGATTGTGAATACTATGCCAACCACCAAACAATTTTCCAGCAACCTGAGCAACTttgttcttctttatttttgtttttagtaCGCCAACAAgaccaatattttcaaaattacaaaggAGTTGAACCTCTTTTTGCTTATTAGTCCCCATTCAGGTCACATACATTCCAACTTAAGATATTAGCCATTCTCAACAATGGGTATGGAGTTGCTCTCCCTATTTAATACGATAACCAATGTTGTTGCTCTCCTTATTTACTACAATAACCAATGTTGTGCACTTGTTTTGGCTAGTACTTTTCCTTGGAGTGATCCAAACCTCAGTTTCTATTTACTTTTGATTGGTTACTCTTGTTTTTTGAACCTGACTCGACTCCTCTCTTGGCTGCATAACCCCTGAGTTTTGTACTCTTGTTGGACTGACCTGCTTCATTACCTTCTCCGGTTACACCTGCTTTGCAACAATTTGTTCAGGTTTCCCCATATTTTTCTCACTACTAGTGTTGGCTTTCTCTTTAGTTTTCTCCTTCTTTCTGCTAACATCCTTCGAGTGTTCATAGTTTTTATAGTATGTCCATAGAGTCGGCCTCCACTCATAGGTCGCCTTTTGCCCTATTAacttcccttttttatttttgaacgaCATCATCTCTGGCAGCATTGCATTCATGCCAACCTCCACTATAAGTCGTGCAAAATTTAGATCATCTTTCTTCTCCATATTCTGATCAACCATTAGCGACTTCCCAACTAAATTTCCAAGTTTACTAAGTCCTTTAGCACTTCAATACTTGAAGTCTAGTCGGGGAAATTTAATCTAGATGGGAACAATATGTAACTCCTCCTTAGAGAAATCCATGTCCGAATTCCATGCCTTAACTATGAAGGGTTTACTATCAAAATGATAGATTCCTACTTGAATAACCTCATTTTCCCCCACTTCTGTATCAAATCTTACTAGGATAACTCCATTTTCAGCATCACAATCCTATTCAGTCCATACTTGACCCAAATTCTCTGTATGAACCATTTTATAACTTCAAACGGGGGAtgatgtcatgcctcaaatcctattggggcggactggcacccgtaaccgaggaggcccgcgagaaccagctcataaccttatacttcccatgcatacctcccgaaattcggacaacatcatgtcgcatataaaaggaaataatcacctgtataagctcgagcacacatatatgtatatacaatacttagccattggagccatcacgtctattaacaaaacaccaccttgaatgtacattaggtctacaaagcctctagacaatacacagagtttaactaaggttgggacaaaccccgccatataactaacttctatacaataccaaaagtgactgaatatgacacggaaagccccaaagcaaactggagctcaccaaaagtagctggatatcctggctcctacttgtgcggtgtatgagctgaggtacctatgcctgcagcatgaaatgcaggtcccctgtgggggacgtcagtacgaaatatgtactgagtatgtaaagctgtagataatcacatatgatataggagctcaatagaaatcagaaacaagtgaataaattgtaatagaagtggaccacacttactagaacttatgacaacctgtacattgtatttattcaatcactttaccttcgttcttatcatttttgtaatcattactgtactgtactgtgaccattaggctgcctccagtacatatcaactgggatagacccatgataggcttatgcccttaggataccacccataaacacataaatagggtcgacccatgataggcttatgcccct encodes the following:
- the LOC107864146 gene encoding protein XRI1 is translated as MNFNPESDMWKWRDSYCLGDDPDVDISDCLLSKGEDISFMFDDVSTPVKSCEELTHHVSNYENNDKETQRYNESSSQVKRRRVLQFESEASDAPLCNEELSSSFLNSQETDTSVEEFISEMSQWVSGFSEDMSSSGNELLDQSSEGWVASCFNDSQMHLSPEDIAASDIQLDISEFCNTPLECEPNVVQERPVQTRKNVVFKGRKSYIRAPTKAASSVVYPFTFVKPCGVHGDVTLKDINLRIRTPKAKTPQNSVDPSVEYPKSAFSGKPVVGKTTIPTEGGKGSITIMRTKG